The Oncorhynchus masou masou isolate Uvic2021 chromosome 31, UVic_Omas_1.1, whole genome shotgun sequence genome includes a region encoding these proteins:
- the kcnk1b gene encoding potassium channel subfamily K member 1b, producing MLQSLTSNSCVRLIESHKSTWYFLFLVLGYILYLIFGAVVFSSVELPYEDLLRQELRTIKKQFLQENQCLSEERLEEFLEKALEASNYGVSILNNASANWNWDFTSSLFFASTVLSTTGYGHTAPLSDGGKAFCIVYSVIGIPFTLLFLTAVVQRIMVFSTRRPVMYVSTRWGLSKPLVAVVHATLLAILAASCFFLIPAAIFSSLEENWNFLESIYFCFISLSTIGLGDYVPGESFNQRFRQLYKVGITVYLLLGLVVMLVVLETFCELQQLKTLRKMFYLKKEKPQDRLAILEHDHLSFTSVSHQTNSTSLKGDKPKDVPFVSVPVLASPGGDDPMIN from the exons ATGCTACAATCTCTAACTAGCAATTCGTGTGTGCGATTGATCGAAAGTCACAAATCGACATGGTATTTTTTGTTTTTAGTCCTGGGCTATATTCTGTATCTTATATTCGGAGCTGTTGTCTTCTCCTCGGTGGAACTGCCTTATGAAGACCTTCTACGCCAGGAGCTCCGAACCATCAAAAAACAGTTCCTCCAAGAAAACCAATGTCTTTCGGAAGAACGCCTCGAGGAGTTTTTGGAGAAGGCGCTCGAGGCCAGTAACTATGGAGTGTCCATTCTCAACAACGCATCGGCAAATTGGAATTGGGACTTCACCTCTTCGCTGTTTTTCGCCAGTACTGTATTGTCTACCACAG GATATGGCCACACCGCTCCACTCTCCGATGGAGGCAAAGCCTTCTGTATCGTCTACTCTGTGATCGGCATCCCcttcaccctcctcttcctcaccgcCGTGGTCCAACGCATCATGGTCTTCAGCACGCGCCGTCCAGTCATGTACGTGTCGACCCGCTGGGGCCTGTCCAAGCCTCTCGTAGCCGTGGTCCACGCCACACTCCTCGCCATCCTGGCTGCTTCCTGTTTCTTCCTCATCCCGGCGGCCATCTTCTCCTCCCTAGAGGAGAACTGGAACTTCCTGGAGAGCATCTACTTCTGTTTTATATCACTAAGTACCATCGGACTGGGAGATTACGTACCAGGGGAGTCCTTCAACCAGAGGTTCAGACAGCTCTATAAAGTCGGAATAACTG TCTACCTCCTCCTGGGCCTGGTTGTGATGCTGGTTGTCTTGGAGACCTTCTGTGAGCTGCAGCAGCTGAAGACCCTGAGGAAGATGTTCTATCTGAAGAAGGAGAAACCACAGGACCGCCTGGCAATACTGGAGCACGACCATCTGTCCTTCACCTCCGTGTCCCACCAGACCAACTCCACCTCGCTCAAGGGGGACAAGCCTAAGGACGTACCCTTCGTTAGTGTCCCCGTGCTGGCCTCGCCTGGTGGAGATGACCCCATGATCAACTAG